One stretch of Arachis hypogaea cultivar Tifrunner chromosome 20, arahy.Tifrunner.gnm2.J5K5, whole genome shotgun sequence DNA includes these proteins:
- the LOC140183288 gene encoding protein MAIN-LIKE 1-like has product MVENYLRATGFFHVSRIGIIRGFHLMLNALVERWRPETHSFVLPIGEVTVTLEDVAHIFCLLGSTLFTDKSTAYAHAKYLPLLRDFEQIHTYSWGAACLVHLYRALCRTSRYDTKEMDGPLNQLFVWA; this is encoded by the coding sequence ATGGTGGAGAACTACTTACGCGCCACGGGATTCTTCCACGTCTCTAGAATTGGAATCATAAGAGGATTTCACCTCATGCTAAATGCTCTGGTTGAAAGGTGGAGGCCTGAAACCCACAGCTTTGTATTGCCGATCGGTGAGGTTACAGTGACATTGGAGGATGTCGCTCATATTTTCTGTTTGTTAGGGTCGACCCTATTCACGGACAAGTCGACCGCATATGCCCATGCGAAATATCTACCATTGCTTCGCGATTTCGAGCAGATCCATACTTATAGTTGGGGGGCAGCATGTCTCGTGCATCTTTACAGAGCACTATGCCGTACATCACGATATGATACAAAGGAGATGGATGGCCCTCTGAATCAGTTGTTTGTTTGGGCATGA